CCCGCCGATGCCGCGCTGGCGCGCGCCGGCGCCTCCGATGCCTCGGCCAGGCTGACCCAGCAGCGCGCCCAGTGCGCCCTGCTGCAGCAATCGCTGGTCGCGCTCACCGGCATCGATGCTCCCGCGCTGCAGGCCCGGCTGGACGCCGCGCCGATCGAGCGCACGCTGCCGGCCGTGCACCCTGTCGGCAGCGTGCCTGCCGAGGTCCTGGCCCAGCGGCCCGACGTGTATGCGGCCGAGCTCGGCGTGGCCTCTGCCAGCGCCGAGGCCGGCGCCGCGCTGGCGCAGCGCTTCCCGCGCCTGACCCTGCAGGGCTCCATCGGCCGGCTGCAGTTCCGCACCAGCGGCTTGCGTGAGACGGTCGACACCTGGAGCATCGGCCCGGTGGCGCTGTCCGTGCCGATCTTCGACGGCGGCACCCTGGCCGCCAATGTGGACGCCGCGCGGGCCCGCTACGACGAAGCCGTCGCGCTCTACCGCAGCAACGTGCGCCAGGCGGTGCGAGAGGTCGAGGAGGCCCTGATCAACCTGCAGAGCACCGACCAGCGCGCCGGCGACGCCGACGCCGCCGTGCAGAACTACCAGGCCTCCTTCGATGCCACCAGCGCGCGCTACCAGAGCGGGCTGGCCAGCCTGTTCGAGCTGGAAGACTCGCGCCGCACGCTGTTCGCGGCGCAGACCGCGCGTGTCTCGCTGCAGCGCGAGCGCGCCGAGGCCTGGGTCGCGCTCTACCGCACCACCGGCGGCGGCTGGTCCCGGCCGGGCACCGACGCCACCACAAGAACCTCCTCGATCGCGAAGCCAGCGAAGCAGATCCCATGACAAGAATGAAGCGTTCCACCCTCCTCGTCATCGCGGCCGTACTGGTGCTGCTGCTCGCGGCCGCCGCCTTCCTGTTCTCGCGCGGCAAGCCGGCGGAGCAAGGCGCCGCCAAGCCGAAAGAAGCCGCCGCCCAGCCGAGGCCCGCGCTCACCGTGACGGTGGCCAAGCCCGAGACCAGCGAGCTCACGATCACGCTGGCCGCCAACGGCAATGTCGCGGCATGGCAGGAGGCAAGCATCGGCTCCGAGTCGACCGGGCTGCGCCTGGCCGAAGTGCGCGTCAACGTGGGCGATACGGTGAAGAAGGGCCAGGTGCTCGCCACCTTCTCGCAAGAGACCGTGCAGGCCGATGTGGCCCAGGCCCGCGCCTCGCTGGCCGAAGCCAGGGCCACGGCGGCCGACGCTGCCGGCAACGCCGCGCGGGCCCGAACCCTGCAGGCGACCGGCGCCCTGAGCCAGCAGCAGATCAACCAGTACCAGACGGCGGAGCAGACCGCCAAGGCGCGCGTCGAGGCGGCCGAGGCCGTGCTGGCCGCGCAGCAGGTGCGCGGCCGCAATACCCAGGTGCTGGCGCCCGACGACGGCGTGATCTCGTCGCGCACCGCCACCGTGGGCAGCGTGCTCAGCGCCGGCACCGAGCTGTTCCGGTTGATCCGCCAGGGCCGCCTCGAGTGGCGCGCCGAGGTGACCTCGGCCGAGCTCAGCCGGGTCGCCGTCGGCACCCCGGCCGTGATCGTCAGCGCCAGCGGCGCCCAGGTCGAGGGCAAGGTGCGAAGCATCGCGCCGACGGTGGATCCGCAGACGCGCAATGCGTTGGTCTACGTCGACATTCCGGGCGTCCAACAGACGAGCGCCGTCAAGGCGGGCATGTTCGCGCGCGGCGAGTTCCAGCTCGGCCGCAGCAGCGCGCTGACCGTGCCGCAGGCGGCCGTCGTGCCGCGCGACGGCTTCAACCACCTGCTCCTGCTCCAGCCCGACAACCGCGTCGCGCAGCTGAAGGTCGAAACCGGCCGCCGCGTGGGCGACCGCGTCGAGATCACCACCAAGCTGCCGGACGATGCGCGCGTCGTGGTCCAGGGCGCGGGCTTCCTGAACGACGGCGACCTGGTGCGGGTGGTGGATGCGCTGCCGGCGAAGCGGAGTGCGCCCTGATGAACGTCTCAGCCTGGTCCATCCGCAACCCCATCCCCGCGGTGATGCTGTTCGTGCTGCTCACCTTTGCCGGGCTGCTGTCCTTCAACGCGATGAAGGTCCAGAACTTCCCCGACATCGACCTGCCCACGGTGACCGTCTCGGTCGCGCTGCCGGGCGCGGCGCCCTCGCAGCTGGAGAACGACGTAGCGCGCAAGATCGAAAACTCGATCGCCACTGTCCAGGGCCTCAAGCACATCACGACCAAGGTGCAGGACGGCGCCGCCACGCTGATCGTCGAGTTCCGCCTCGAGAAGCCGGTGCAGGAAGCGGTCGACGACGTGCGCTCGGCGGTGCAGCGCGTGCGCGCCGACCTGCCGGCGGACGTGCGCGACCCGGTCATCAACAAGCTGGACTTCGCGGCCCAGCCGGTGCTGGCCTTCACCATCGCCTCCTCGCGCATGGACCCGGAGGCGCTGAGCTGGTTCGTCGACGACACCGTGACCAAGAAGCTGCTGGCCATCAGCGGGGTGGGCGCGGTCAACCGGGTGGGCGGCGTCACGCGCCAGATCCACGTCGACCTCGACCCGGGCAGGCTGCAGTCGCTGGGGGCGACCGCGGCCGACATCTCGCGCCAGCTGCGCCAGGTGCAGACCGAGAGCGCCGGCGGGCGCACCGACCTCGGCGGCAGCGAGCAGCCGGTGCGCACGCTGGCCACCGTGCGCTCGGCCGAGGAGCTGCGCGACATGCAGATCCCGCTGTCGGACGGCCGCAGCATCCGGCTCGACCAGGTGGCGCGCGTCTCCGACACCATTGCCGAGCCGCGCGCCGCCGCCCTGCTCGACGGCAAGCCGGTGGTCGGCTTCGAGGTCGCGCGCAGCCGCGGCGCCAGCGAGGTC
Above is a window of Variovorax sp. RA8 DNA encoding:
- a CDS encoding efflux transporter outer membrane subunit, with translation MRNSRLRALCFALPFALSLALSACTLPRPPEKVTARTPAHWSTPLPHGGSLPMLADWWRQLDDPLLVELIDAAQAASPNVASAAARIAEARASRVAAGAALAPNLGANASASRSNSPTSGFGGLGGTGSTGTSSASTSIPAITTLQAGLQSNWEVDLFGGLRANRDASQARLDSADAKWHEARVSVAAETANAYFGERACRRQLVVAIADTQSRAETARLNDLSARAGFTAPADAALARAGASDASARLTQQRAQCALLQQSLVALTGIDAPALQARLDAAPIERTLPAVHPVGSVPAEVLAQRPDVYAAELGVASASAEAGAALAQRFPRLTLQGSIGRLQFRTSGLRETVDTWSIGPVALSVPIFDGGTLAANVDAARARYDEAVALYRSNVRQAVREVEEALINLQSTDQRAGDADAAVQNYQASFDATSARYQSGLASLFELEDSRRTLFAAQTARVSLQRERAEAWVALYRTTGGGWSRPGTDATTRTSSIAKPAKQIP
- a CDS encoding efflux RND transporter periplasmic adaptor subunit, yielding MTRMKRSTLLVIAAVLVLLLAAAAFLFSRGKPAEQGAAKPKEAAAQPRPALTVTVAKPETSELTITLAANGNVAAWQEASIGSESTGLRLAEVRVNVGDTVKKGQVLATFSQETVQADVAQARASLAEARATAADAAGNAARARTLQATGALSQQQINQYQTAEQTAKARVEAAEAVLAAQQVRGRNTQVLAPDDGVISSRTATVGSVLSAGTELFRLIRQGRLEWRAEVTSAELSRVAVGTPAVIVSASGAQVEGKVRSIAPTVDPQTRNALVYVDIPGVQQTSAVKAGMFARGEFQLGRSSALTVPQAAVVPRDGFNHLLLLQPDNRVAQLKVETGRRVGDRVEITTKLPDDARVVVQGAGFLNDGDLVRVVDALPAKRSAP